In the Trichoderma atroviride chromosome 4, complete sequence genome, TTCTTCCTGACGGCGCCGGCGCAGCGCATCGGCGAAAAGGCGTTTGTGTacggcctcgtcgtcggcgccatTGCCTTCCAGCTGCTGGTGTGGTTCGTGCCCAACGTCGTGGGCGATGCCGTGGCCGTGTCCATTGtcgggctgctgctggggccCATCTACCCGTGCGCGGTCGCCGTGTTCATGAGAGGCCTGTCTCACCGCGACACGCTCAGCGGCATGGGGGCCATTACGGCGTTTGGCAGCTTGGGCGGCGCGGTGTGGCCGTTTGTGACGGGTTTGCTGGCGCAGGCGGTGGGCACGTGGGTGCTGCATCCGATTGTCATTGGGCTGTTtgtggtgatgctgctgtgctggtaTGGCATTCCGACGGattcgaagaagaagcagtgaTGGATGCCGATTGATGATATCTGGGAGACGGTGTTATTTGGTTGTTGCGTGGGGACATGATGTTAAAAATGGCGTAAATGTATTGATTGTATTCATGGGAAAAGTAAGAGTATAGCGTGAGCTTgaattgaaaaaaagattaaaacGTTCGTTTTATATGCTTTGTTGTCTATCCGTCTTGCTTTCTATACAGGATATAAGCCAGCCTTTTACCTTAAGATAGATCTATACCTCTAGAGGATACCCAAAATTAGCTGTCCCAAGATCCGTCATTATCCATTAGTCCTCCTCTTTAACACAATTATCCAAGCGGGCCTCTCTAGTACCCCGTTTTTTCGTATCATGGTCATGTAAATCGTAAATTAAATGCGgcccttggcctcctctTGGACAGTGGTCTTGCCAGCGACAATATCCTTGACCGTCTGGGTGATGCTTGTCCAGTCGTTGAATGTGACAAAGGGAACTTTTTCGTTTTCGCACCAAGTAACCAGGTCTATATATTACGCACGCATCAAGTCAGCATCGCAATCAAGTATATATCAGGAGCAGCAGGTTTCCTTACCCTTTCCAGCCTTTGCAAACAGCAGATCCGTCTCCTTGGCGGCTGAAAGGTCTGAGACGCCGTCGCCAGCGTAGAACATGGTTGGTCTGTTGGGAAGGCTGGAGTACTTGCGGATCTCGATGGACTTGTCATGGCCGTGGATGCTGCGTAGTTGTGTTAGTGCCCAAAGATATACAGCCAAGAGAAGTATATGGGCCTACCTGTCGTCGCGAAAGATTATCTCCCAGCCGCCCTTGTCGTTGAGGCTCTTGCCCTCTCGCGCCCGCACAAAGTTGCTCACAATCTGAATGTCCCAGCCCttgcccagcagcttgtccagcagcgcccTGATGACGGGCTCCATGCCGCCGCTGAGAATCACAATCGGCACGTTGTTGTCCTGCGCCCAGTTGTAAAAGTCCCTGAAGCCGGGGTCGAGCTTGATGTTCTCCAGCAAAATGTCGACGCACTCGTTCAGGGGCGTCGTGACGCTGTCGAGCATGTCGCGGAACGAGTCGCGGAAGTGGATGCGGCCGTAGAGCGTGTCGGCGTTGCCCTgcttgcgcttctcggcGCCGTAGCCCAGGTTGTCCGTCATGTAGTCGTTGGAGTCGGCCGTGGTGACGGTGCCGTCGAAGtcggtgaagaagatgaactTGGGGttggtggccatggccggcgTGTCGTTTGATACGGATCCCATCTTGGCTGGAGTTTGTGAGGAAATGTGCGCTGAAGGGTGttacaagatggaggagtgCGTCTTTGAGATGgacgaggagaaaaagaTTAAAATTGTTGGAGGGGCAGATTGATGGAGGGGCAAAAGTCGATGGCGATCAAGATCCGATTGCGACAGCGGAGATGGATAAGATAACGAGACGAAATAAGATGCGGTCGTCAAAAAGATGCTAATTGCTTAGTGAGAAATCTAAATAGAACagaatagaagaaaagagcagccAATTGCACAAATTGAATTAGGAAAAGATTCGCAATCgcccagcatccagcaaatCCCTTCCTGGCACGGCGCCGATCAGGGAGTCAAAACCGGCGTGTCGTCACCCACGCGGTTTCGTTGGCGGCTTCAGTCGCTGAGGTGCCCCGCCACAGCGGCCTGGCAACAGGGGCCGGCATGCCCCGCCACAGCACTAGAACCGGCGCCTCAGCGGCTGCTAGACTGGAAGCTGGTGTCTCTTTGCCGAGGACAATGAAGCGTCGAGATGCAAAGTCAGCCACAGCAAGCCTCGCAGAATGGAGGCAAGCCATGGGTATAATCAGATCCAATTGCTTTATAGATGGCTTCAATGTTTGCGTCAAATTGTATATTTAGGTCCATATTGCTCCCAATATATCCGTCTCGGCCGTACTTTTGGCTCCCGCATGTGCTCTTCACTAAGCCGCCGTGATGCGGGCACCGCTCTGCCAGCGCGCGAATTTTGGCAAAGGCGGTCTACCTGGACAAGAAAAATCCTCGCAGCTGGAGCCCCAAGATGCCGTCGAGATCGGCCCAACGACCCGGGCTCAACCGACGGGGaagctctcttttttcttctctttttttctagcACAAAATGTGGAGGTTCGGGTACATTATCGCTCACGCTTGCTAGGCGGCCCTGGGCAATTGGCACTACTGGTGCGACGCGGCTTATTTTTCTCCCTCCAGTTTACAGGTGACCAACGGCTTCGGGTGCCAAAAGAGACCAGGGCCACGCTACGAACAACCTCGAGCCATTGCATCTCGACAACGCAAACCGCAGCCCccgagacgctgctgctcgcttTGCACAGGCCCGGCGGTCCAGGCCCGTGAGAACAGCAACCGCCCGCAGCGCAGAGGCTGCCTGGGCAGAGATGCAGCCCTTTGGCCGCGCAGTCTGGAGGCATGGCAGGATAGGCCTGGAGCTCGCTGTGAGGCCGCGGCCAGCACCGAAAAGCGGCATCACGGCCGCAGCCCGATGGCCCTCGACGGCCGCCTGCGTGCGGTGCCAGGTCCAGGCCATTGCCTATCCCGCACGCTTCTATTCCTCCAAGCCGCCGTCGGACAATGCTGAGAAGCCCGTCAGCCCGCCCCAATCCGAACCCAACGCCGCCGAGCCCAAGGTCGACGAGCCGGCCTCGACCACGGCAAAAAGCGACAATGCCGAGCCGGCCGCCTCGTGGTCCCGGCCAAgctggctggagctgccgtCCATATCAGAGGAGCGACGCAGTGCCCTGAATAAAAAATTCAGCGACGTCATGGATAACATGCAGTCACGGATCCTCAATGCCTCGCAGAAGCTCAACGAGATCACCGGATACACCAGCATCGAGACCATCAAAATGGTCAACGAGCAGCTCGAGCGTGACTTGGCCTCGGCCCAGGCCCGGGTGCGGTCCGCAAGACAGGCGTACAAGACATCGAATAACAAGCGAGCGTCGACCCAGAGGGAGGTGACGACGCTGCTCGCCCGCAAGGATACATGGACGCCGCTGGATCTGGAACGCTTCACAGAACTGTACCGCACAGACCATGTGCTCGAGGGCGAGGTCGTCTCGGCGCAGGAAAACTTGACCGAGGCCGAGTCGGACGAGCAGAAGCTCAGCCAGAAGCTCAACGCCGGCATCCTGAAGCGCTATCACGAAGAGCAGATTTGGAGCGACCGCATCCGGAGGGCCTCGACGTGGGGCACCTGGGGCCTGATGGGCATGAACTTTGTCCTCTTTGTCGTCTTCCAGTTCGTTGCCGAGCCCTGGCGGAGGAAGAGACTCATCAAGGGCGTCGTGGCCGAAGAGGAGCGAGTCCTGGAAAAGGTCCAGGCCGAGATGGCCCTCATCAAGGCCGACCTGCACCTcatggccgaggccgccgccaccgtGGCCGCCCGGACGCCGGACCGCGACGCCGAGCGGCTCTTCAACGTGCAGCGCATCAAGGAGGCGTGGCGCTTTGCCCTGTCCGGCGCCTGGATCCGCAACTTTGAAGAATGCAAGCAACTCTTTTCACAATGGAAGGCCCTCATCACCGACCCGGAGGTGTGGAAGGCCGGGTTCGAGGACCTGCTGAGCGTGCGCCCGCTGGAGATGCGCATGCGGGACGCCTCGGCCCTGGTGCTCGAGGGCCTCCTTACTGGCATAGCAATCACTTGGAGCATGGGAGCGCTGTTTGGACGAAAATGATTTTGGCATGGCAGAGAGCGGCGACTTAGACGTGCGTGTGTATGGATGTATTGTAACGATTCGACTATGATGTAATATAGACACTACCTAAACAGTACCATATTGGACCTTGAGGGATATACAAGGAGAAACATTAGACGCATATAACACGATGAATGAAGATGCCGGGGCAAAAGAATTAGTACTTTTTAGTCATCTTATGTATACATATGATTCAGATTGGAGTCTTgtctgctgttgatgctgttgaaACGATAGGGAGCTCGCCTAgattttgtcttgtttcaTAATCTTTACCACATAACTTGATTCTCCTACTCGATAATTGAAGCTTGTCTAAGCCTCAGGAGGTGGCGGTGGCAGAGATTCATTCATGTCAATACGCTTCTCTTTTGAAAGACGATGCGCAATACGCTCACCGACGGCATAACCAAGCCCGCCGCTCCCCAGACTTGCCGCTGCCACATTTTTCAATCTCCGGATCTCGTTTGGATCAAGAAATTCACAAATAATAGCAAGGCAGCAAATGCGACAAAGCCAATGAGGCAAATCACTCCGATCAGCCGATGTAGCCATTGATATCCTAGCCCAAGTGGCAGGGGGAGCATCCCTAGATCTAGGACTTCGTTACCTGTTCAAAGTACATTACCGAAGCAGAGGTGAAAGGAAGCtaggacttttttttttttcttttctcactCGGTACCGGAACCGAGgaagctttgcctttttcttgccaACGAGTCGTACAAAGGAAACCCACACCGTTTTTGGAGCCCGTCTGTTGGTTGCTTTGTGATGGGACGGAGGTTGTGGCGGGTAAATAAACTTTTGGGTCAAGCTTTTTGTGCTCTCACGAGCCGAGAATTCCCTTGTTCCCTCATCTCGATTGGTTGTGTTTGAGTTGGGTCGAGGGATTCTATATGTAAGTGTTTAATATTACGGGAGTTGCGGGTGTGGAATGTGGGTGGTTGGTTTCGCATTTGTTTATACGAGAGGTCTTCTTGAGGAGATAGGATGGGGTGCTATCATTTGGCCCGCTGTCGATACGTGTATTGGTTATATGAATGTTGAAAGGGCCGCGTTGATATTGACGTCTACAGTATCCAGTCCATCGTGAATACACGGGTGGTGCTTGGTTGCGGCCTGATCGTAGCCTCTTTCATAACGACCGATACGGCGTTGGACAAGGGTACAGACGGTGGCACCCAGCACCAAATATTTGGCTGAGCACAATCAGAGATGTCACAAAATATGAATCTCGTTGTCTTGGCTACAGCTGGTGTAGAGCTTGGGgcccagcatcatctcgtATAAAGGGAAATTGCAACTTCTGTtcactacatgtatataggGTAGGTCTATGTGACCGGCAAACGCCCGCCTGGCGATGAATGAGATGATGTGGAATCACGCATAAAGTCCGACTCATTGCTTATTGAGCACTGAACAAGAGTTCCGTATGTACAAGAGCTTGTGATATTCGGCTGAGCAGATACTTACAAACCATGTGCTCGCCCAGAGAATCGCTGCAACATGGAGTGTTGATCTGTTGACAACAAGATTTCTGGTAGCACTGTAGCATACCGACTAGGCACCAGTATCAACAAGCCTCGGAGCTGAAAACTGGCCTAGCCCACGGAAGCTGCACGACGATCCTGGCCGTAAATCCTGAAAGCCAAACCACCCCACGCTGTGATTGTTACGCATCCCTACATTAAATCGTAAAAGTGCTCCTAGCATTTGATCCATGCTGTGTGGGTGGTATGTGGCTGGCTCTGGAGGATCGCAGCTGGCTCTAGAGCCCTGGGGACGGCCGTGCTTTAGTGCTAGTGTCGGCGTGTGCCCCCTAAACCTACAGCGCCCTGTATTACTCGTCTGCAAAACACCCGACTCTCGACAACAAACCCCGCCACAGGCCTAGCGACTCTCCCCCCCCATCACTGACGACATCCACCAACCCCAAAACACCACCTTTTGGCCACGGACAGGctcttattattttattgCACTCTCCCCTTCCCACCGCCAGAGACGCTCCCAGCCCTTTGCTTCCGGTCATCGCCAGCAGCTTCGTATCGCCCGCCTCTCTGGCCACGCTCGTGGAGTCCGTTGCTCGTGGAGCcgcttgttttttttctctccgccAGCCGTGCTCCTCTCCTCACCACCTCCCCTCATtcttactagtagtagcttcggcttcttggattctttccctcctcctcaccTCCCACCACCCAACCAGACAAAGACCGTCTTGCGCGTACGCAACGCGCTCCCCCCACCGGCACCATGAATGAGGACGAGGCTATCCAGAACATCaccaagaagattgagcGGGAGAAGGCgctcatcaacgccgccaatgccatgCGGTCACAGACCAACAACGAGGCCGTCCGCTCCCGACTCGACTCCCAGATGCGCGATGGCCGCCGAAACCTGCAGTTCttcgaggagaagctgcgGGACATTCAGCTGCGAAAGGTCGGCCAGGGCGTCGAGGGCATGTCGCTGGGCGGCGACGATGGCGcccctcctccgccgccaaagGACTCGTCGTCGTTTGGAGACCAGGGCTACGGCTCAATGAGTCGAGACGGCCCTCCCAGCGACTTGCCGCCTCCGAATCCCAAGTTTGGTGCTCCGGGCCCAGGAGCAGCCTCCAAGACTCGCCCCAACTTCACCAAGCTAGGTATGTctgcgatgatgatgcccacCGCCTCGCTCTTAATTGCTGCCACCCCCCACCCCTGTCCGGTGTTCTCCCCATCTGGATCTTCTATCCCTTCCTGCCTACAAGATGGCAAGCTGTTGCTAACCTGATTCACCCGCTCATAGACTTGATCAAATACGATACCCCCTACCTTGGCCCTCGAATCCAGCACATGCTCTCGCAGATCCAGTTCAAGCTCAACGTCGAAGAGCAGTATCTCAAGGGCGTTGAGAAAATGGTTCAGCTGTATGGCATGGAAGGCGACCGGAAGAGTAAAGCCGATGCCGCTGCTCGTAGAGTGGAAAGCAAGCAGAAGATTCTTCTCTTGAAGCAGGCACTGAAGAGATACGAGGAGCTGCATGTCGACATGGACACTAGCGACGCCCAAGATGGTAAGTAACGCATGGCAATCTACTTTGAGCTTCCTCGTACTAAACAAGTTACTCCCAGACGACTCCATCAACACTCCCAACCTTCGCAAGCCCCTAAGCGGTCAGCTTTCCATTCGTGTCGTGGCCATCAAGGACGTGGATCACGCCACTACCGGGCGATTTGCTCGAGGGCCAGAAACTTTCGTTGCCGTCAAGGTCGAAGACACTGTCATGGCCCGAACAAGGACGTCGAGAAATGACCGCTGGGAAGCCGAGTATCACAACATAGAGGTTGACAAGGCCAACGAGATTGAGCTTACCATCTACGACAAGCCTGCCGAGCACCCTATGCCCATCGGCTTGCTCTGGGTCCGGATATCGGATATCGTCGAGGAGATGCGTCGCAAGAGGATCGAGGCCGAGATGAACAGCTCCGGCTGGGTGTCCGCCGACAGAATGGGTAGCTCTGGACCTGGCCAGTTCCCAATGAGCCCAACGTCTGGCTCTTTTGGAGCATCACCCCAAACTCCCGGGGGCGGCCAGGGCCAAGGAGCTGCGCCCTTTGGCGATCCGGGCCCCCAGCCGCAGGTTGTTACTGGCCCTGTGGATGGGTGGTTCAACCTTGAGCCGGCTGGACAGATTCAGCTCGAGTTCAGCTTCGTCAAAGAAAACCGACAGAGGCAGGTGGATCTTGGTCTGGGACGAAAGGGCGCTGTTCGACAGCGCAAGGAAGAGGTTCACGAGATGTACGGTCACAAGTTTGTCCAGCACCAGTTCTACAACATCATGCGCTGTGCGCTTTGCGGAGATTTTCTCAAATATTCTGCTGGCATGCAGTGCGAAGACTGCAAGTATACCTGCCACAACAAATGCTATCCTAGCGTCGTCACCAAGTGTATCAGCAAGAGCAACGCCGAAACCGATCCGGACGAAGAAAAGATCAACCACCGCATTCCGCACAGGTTCCAGCCTTTCTCCAACGTCACGGCCAATTGGTGCTGCCACTGCGGCTACATACTTCCgtttggaaagaagaattgCAGAAAGTGTTCAGGTAAGTCGCCGTGCTCGTTGTATTCACTTTTCTTTCACTTTCAAAGCATGCTTGTCTGACTTGTTCGATAGAATGTGGCCTCACATGTCACGCCGCATGTGTTCACTTGGTCCCAGATTTCTGTGGCATGTCCATGGCTGTGGCCAATCAAATTCTCGAAGGCATGAGAGTTCAGAAGCAGCGCATGTCAGAAAAGACGCTGCGATCAGGCCCCAGCAAGAGCCCCATCACCGGCCACGCTTCATCAGGCTCTTTCTCGAGCGCCGGAGCAGGCTCGACTCCTGGAACTCCCTCTGCTGAAGCCACAGAGGCAGCACGACTCATGTATGCCAGCCAAACGTCGCCTCAGCGGCCAGACCACCCAGGCCGCGCGCCTTCCGACCtttctgctgccgctgcagcttctgcagccatggccgctgcCCAGAACCGTACTGGATATGACTCGGCACAGCAGGATTCTTATGCTCAAGGAGGACAATATGGCGGTGCCCCTCAGACGCCAGCGCACCACAGGTACAACCCGGCCGATTATGCCAATGTAGACCAGGGTTTCGCTgcttctcagcagccagctcAGCAACGACCTCCGccccaacagcagc is a window encoding:
- a CDS encoding uncharacterized protein (TransMembrane:2 (o272-292i410-432o)~BUSCO:EOG092D2W27), which produces MQPFGRAVWRHGRIGLELAVRPRPAPKSGITAAARWPSTAACVRCQVQAIAYPARFYSSKPPSDNAEKPVSPPQSEPNAAEPKVDEPASTTAKSDNAEPAASWSRPSWLELPSISEERRSALNKKFSDVMDNMQSRILNASQKLNEITGYTSIETIKMVNEQLERDLASAQARVRSARQAYKTSNNKRASTQREVTTLLARKDTWTPLDLERFTELYRTDHVLEGEVVSAQENLTEAESDEQKLSQKLNAGILKRYHEEQIWSDRIRRASTWGTWGLMGMNFVLFVVFQFVAEPWRRKRLIKGVVAEEERVLEKVQAEMALIKADLHLMAEAAATVAARTPDRDAERLFNVQRIKEAWRFALSGAWIRNFEECKQLFSQWKALITDPEVWKAGFEDLLSVRPLEMRMRDASALVLEGLLTGIAITWSMGALFGRK
- a CDS encoding uncharacterized protein (EggNog:ENOG41); translation: MGSVSNDTPAMATNPKFIFFTDFDGTVTTADSNDYMTDNLGYGAEKRKQGNADTLYGRIHFRDSFRDMLDSVTTPLNECVDILLENIKLDPGFRDFYNWAQDNNVPIVILSGGMEPVIRALLDKLLGKGWDIQIVSNFVRAREGKSLNDKGGWEIIFRDDSIHGHDKSIEIRKYSSLPNRPTMFYAGDGVSDLSAAKETDLLFAKAGKDLVTWCENEKVPFVTFNDWTSITQTVKDIVAGKTTVQEEAKGRI